The nucleotide window CGGCTCCTCCCCGCTCCAGCGAAGCCGGTACCGCACCGTCACCGCGGCCTCGTCGGCCACGACGCGCAGCGACTTCTCCAGGGCCAGCGGCAGGCCGTCGAGGTCCGGCAGCGAGCAGCGCACCGCGACCTCGCGAGGCGCGGTCTCCACCTCGTGGGCGAGAAGCCGCTCCCCCACCACCCGGCGCGCCGCGTCCCACGGCTCGAGCGGATCCAGCTCGCCCTCGGGCGGGAACAGCCCGTCGAGCAGCGAGGCGCGCCGGAAGCGATCGTAGCGGAGCAGCGAGGTGAGCCCGGCCTCCTTCACCTCGGGCGCCGAGTGGATCGTCTTCACCTCGCCGTCCTCGTTCGCGCGCGGCCGATCCGCCACCTTGCGGTGGTACGCCTCCGGCCGTCGGGTGAGCACGTCGGCCACGTCGACTTCCCCCTGCGTCCACGTGAGCTCGGTGAGCGAGCCGCCCCGGGCCGGGCGCAGGGTCAAACCCAGCGCCCCGCCGCGCACGACGACCTCGGGGTGGCCGTCGCCGTCCACGTCGGCGTGGAGGCATTCGATGTCCGGTGTCGAGCGCGGCGCCGCGAGCTGCCGCTCGCACGCGATCAGCGAGGTCTTCACCGACCGGCGCAGGTGCGGCAGGTAGCAGCCGCCGAACACGCCGTGCCAGTAGGCGTCGTTGGCCTGTCCCTGCCAGAGTCGCTCGCGCGCCGCGAGCAGGCGCCGGTCGCGGGGGCGCCGCCGCAGGCCCTCGTGCACCCGGCGGGAGAGGCCGAGCATCTTCCAATAGGCGTCACCCATCTCCGGATACTTCACCAGGAAGTTGCGGAAGAAGCCGCCGCGCAGGAGCCGGGCGAGCCGCTCGCCGTCCGGCGTCGCGAGCAGGCGGTGGCGCGCGTCGTCGAGCTGGGCGCCCGCGGCCGGAGGCAGCGCCCATTCTCCCATCTCGGTGTAGGCCGCGGTGGGCAGGTACACGCGGCCCGCCGGCGGCTCGACGTCGAGGAAGCGCGAGAAGGTGGAGACGCGCAGCCACGGAGCGGCCTGCAGCGCCTCGAAGAAGCGCGTCAGCCAGCGCTCGCCGTACACGAGCTTGTCGGTGCCCGGCCAGACGCCGAACTTCTCGCCGTCGTCGGTCATGGTGATCGCGCCGGCGGCGCGCCGGCTCTCCAGGTAGCGGATGCTCTCCTCGGGGTTGGCGAAGGGCACCAGATACCGCAGCCGCTGGTTGATCGGGAACACCGCCACCGTGGCGCCCTGCTCCTCGGTGAGGTAGTAGCCGCCCAGGGCCTCGGGATCGAGGCCGGCGAGCGCGAAGTGCGAGTCGTCCACCAGCACGAACTCGACCCCCGCCTCGCGCAGCAGCCGCGGCAGGTGCGGCTCCCAGATTCGCTCCGCGAGCCACATCCCCCGCGGAGTCACGCCGAAGTGCGCGCGGATGAACTCGCGCAGGGCCTGGATCTGGCCGACCTTGTCCCAGTCGGGCAGCAACGCCAGGATCGGCTCGTAGAAGCCCCCGCCCAGCAGCTCCACGCGCCCGTCGGCGGCGAGCCGACCCAGCAGATCGAAGGTGGGACGGGCGCGCGTCTTGAGGGCGTCGAGCAGGCCGCCCGAGCAGTGGACGGTCAGGCGCAGGTCCCCGCCGGCGTCCGCCACCGTTTTCAGAAATGGATGGTAGGCCTGGCGGATCGCGTCGTCGACGACGGACTCGAAGTTGCCGACCGGCTGGTGATTGTGGATGCCGAACAGGAAGTGGAGCGGCCGGTCACTCACGGTCCAGGTCTCGGTGCCTGACGATGGGACTCAGGCCGAGGCCCGTCAGGAATGAGCGAAGCGCCTCCACCAGCAGCACCGAGCGGTGGCGCCCGCCGGTGCAGCCGATCGCCACCGTGAGATAGGCCTTCCCTTCGCGCTCGTACAGCGGCAGCAGGAACTTCAGCAGGCCTTCGAGGCGCGCGAGCAGCTCCCGGCTCTCCGAGAACGACATCACGAACTCCTCGACCGCGGGATCGCGGCCGTCGAGCGCGCGCAGCCGCTCCACGAAGTGGGGGTTGGGGAGGAAGCGCACGTCGAAGACGAGGTCCGCGTCGTAGGGCACGCCGTGCTTGAAGCCGAACGACACCAGCGACACCGTGAGGCCGCCCTTCGTTCCCTGCGGGCCGTAGGAGTGCACCATCTGGTCCTTGAGCTGGTGCACGGTCAGCGACGTGGTGTCGATGACCCGGTTGGCGATCTCGCGCAGGTGAGCCAGCGCCTTGCGCTCGGCCCGGATCCCGTCGATGACGTTGCCCTCGCCGGCCAGGGGATGGCGCCGCCGCGTCTCGTGGTAGCGCCGCACCAGCGTCTCGTCGGAGGCCTCCAGGAAGAGCACGTCCACCCGGTGGCCGCGGGCCCGCAGCTCCTCGATGGTCTCGACCATGTTGGCCAGGTACTCGCCCTCGCGCACGTCGACGCCCAGCGCGATGGCCTGGATGCCGCGGCTCGAGTGCGCGCACAGCTCGGCGAAGGTCGGGATCAGGGTGGTCGGCAGGTTGTCCACGCAGAAGTAGCTCAGGTCCTCGAGGCACTTGATCGCGTAGCTCTTCCCGGCCCCGGACAGCCCGGTGACGATGACGAACCGGATCGGGTCGACCGGGGCCGCGTCGCTCACCGCCGGCTCACCCGCGGGCCACCCGGCGCGCGCGCCGGGTCTTGGTCTCGCGCACCTGGCGCCGCAGCGCGTGCACCGCGCGATCCACCGCGGCGGAGAGGTCGGGGCAGGTCTCCTGGCTGTGGAAGCTGCGGGATCGCGCCACCACGGTCAGGGCCGCGGTGCGCCGGTGCTTCTCCTTGGAGAGGATGGCTCGGGTCTCCACCACCGCGGGCAGCAGCGGCTCCAGCTTGGACAGCTTGCGGGTGATCTCGTCCTTGTAGGTGCGAGAGATGGTCATCCCGCGGGTGCTGATGATCACCTGCATGGAGAGCGGCCCTCAGCGCTTCTTGGATTGCAGGCGCCTCTGATGCGACGGCAGGATGCCCAGCTCCTCGCGGTACTTGGCGACGGTGCGCCGCGCGATGGTGAGCCCCTGCCCCTGCAGCGCCTGGGCGATCTCCTGGTCGGAGAGCGGCTTGCCGCCGTCCTCGCCCGAGACCATGTCGCGGATCGTCTTCTTCACCGACACCGACG belongs to Candidatus Methylomirabilota bacterium and includes:
- a CDS encoding alpha-amylase/4-alpha-glucanotransferase domain-containing protein; translation: MSDRPLHFLFGIHNHQPVGNFESVVDDAIRQAYHPFLKTVADAGGDLRLTVHCSGGLLDALKTRARPTFDLLGRLAADGRVELLGGGFYEPILALLPDWDKVGQIQALREFIRAHFGVTPRGMWLAERIWEPHLPRLLREAGVEFVLVDDSHFALAGLDPEALGGYYLTEEQGATVAVFPINQRLRYLVPFANPEESIRYLESRRAAGAITMTDDGEKFGVWPGTDKLVYGERWLTRFFEALQAAPWLRVSTFSRFLDVEPPAGRVYLPTAAYTEMGEWALPPAAGAQLDDARHRLLATPDGERLARLLRGGFFRNFLVKYPEMGDAYWKMLGLSRRVHEGLRRRPRDRRLLAARERLWQGQANDAYWHGVFGGCYLPHLRRSVKTSLIACERQLAAPRSTPDIECLHADVDGDGHPEVVVRGGALGLTLRPARGGSLTELTWTQGEVDVADVLTRRPEAYHRKVADRPRANEDGEVKTIHSAPEVKEAGLTSLLRYDRFRRASLLDGLFPPEGELDPLEPWDAARRVVGERLLAHEVETAPREVAVRCSLPDLDGLPLALEKSLRVVADEAAVTVRYRLRWSGEEPLAARWAVQCNLTLSAGEAPGRYFRVDGRPSLGSRGRLEGAGALAMIDEWLGCELAIECDAPAAVAWAPVETVSLSETGFERIYQGSALLFAWPLALEPGQGWETSLRVRVGQVSAGATESRDSA
- the rapZ gene encoding RNase adapter RapZ, with amino-acid sequence MSDAAPVDPIRFVIVTGLSGAGKSYAIKCLEDLSYFCVDNLPTTLIPTFAELCAHSSRGIQAIALGVDVREGEYLANMVETIEELRARGHRVDVLFLEASDETLVRRYHETRRRHPLAGEGNVIDGIRAERKALAHLREIANRVIDTTSLTVHQLKDQMVHSYGPQGTKGGLTVSLVSFGFKHGVPYDADLVFDVRFLPNPHFVERLRALDGRDPAVEEFVMSFSESRELLARLEGLLKFLLPLYEREGKAYLTVAIGCTGGRHRSVLLVEALRSFLTGLGLSPIVRHRDLDRE
- the raiA gene encoding ribosome-associated translation inhibitor RaiA: MQVIISTRGMTISRTYKDEITRKLSKLEPLLPAVVETRAILSKEKHRRTAALTVVARSRSFHSQETCPDLSAAVDRAVHALRRQVRETKTRRARRVARG
- a CDS encoding RNA polymerase sigma-54 factor, giving the protein SVSVKKTIRDMVSGEDGGKPLSDQEIAQALQGQGLTIARRTVAKYREELGILPSHQRRLQSKKR